A genomic region of Halopelagius longus contains the following coding sequences:
- a CDS encoding acyltransferase, which produces MTKVHVSLPEEAERNVQSFIGEVDERLSSEEDTCKVVRDVLIDLYGDREAYERWQAGDDISAAERVRLQGYDPCNATLESEYYAEKDEEKFTRSKHLQWLWRQFDATPMADNIHFALRFRQMLAKHLFDECGDNCRFFKGITFTYGHNIRVGDNTVVHDDVHLDDRGKLTIGDQVSISDNAHIYSHDHDIVDQTQVENFHTIVEDDARVTYDSMVRAGCRIGKNAVVGARAAVQGDVPDHHIVVGIPAKSVKVKPGWESVADPIEDRLTNRQEERTIPYDLSDDVDAFDEFDRDLSPPDAS; this is translated from the coding sequence ATGACGAAAGTCCACGTCTCTCTCCCCGAGGAGGCGGAGCGGAACGTCCAGTCGTTCATCGGCGAGGTGGACGAGCGACTCTCCTCCGAGGAGGACACTTGTAAGGTCGTGAGAGACGTTCTCATCGACCTCTACGGCGACCGCGAGGCGTACGAGCGGTGGCAGGCGGGCGACGACATCTCCGCCGCGGAACGGGTCCGACTGCAGGGGTACGACCCGTGCAACGCGACGCTCGAGTCGGAGTACTACGCGGAGAAGGACGAAGAGAAGTTCACGCGCTCGAAGCACCTCCAGTGGCTCTGGCGGCAGTTCGACGCGACGCCGATGGCCGACAACATCCACTTCGCGCTCCGGTTTCGACAGATGCTGGCGAAGCACCTCTTCGACGAGTGCGGGGACAACTGCCGCTTCTTCAAGGGCATCACGTTCACCTACGGCCACAACATCCGCGTCGGCGACAACACCGTCGTCCACGACGACGTCCACTTGGACGACCGGGGGAAACTCACCATCGGCGACCAGGTGTCCATCTCGGACAACGCCCACATCTACAGCCACGACCACGACATCGTCGACCAGACGCAGGTCGAGAACTTCCACACCATCGTCGAGGACGACGCCCGCGTCACGTACGACTCGATGGTGCGCGCCGGCTGTCGCATCGGGAAGAACGCCGTCGTCGGCGCGCGCGCGGCCGTCCAGGGCGACGTGCCCGACCACCACATCGTCGTCGGCATCCCCGCCAAGAGCGTGAAGGTGAAACCGGGCTGGGAGTCCGTCGCGGACCCCATCGAGGACCGACTCACCAACCGACAGGAGGAGCGCACGATTCCGTACGACCTGTCCGACGACGTGGACGCGTTCGACGAGTTCGACCGCGACCTCTCCCCGCCGGACGCCTCCTAA
- a CDS encoding Nmad3 family putative nucleotide modification protein: MPRAIAINVAANTNIPGVRGPVYPDGTFAYVPIPERKPTRPAASVPTYADLDPPVELPPEAMDRPVHLDPEFETYPYCESYTYGDEHAVKAGPLSTLDPGDWLLFYATLDFRGQYEEAAPYLPPDWGVYLIGAFEVDIAVTGEEYGSLPTIDRERFANNAHVKRNPFDAKVLVAGTPNSRLFDRVVPLSTPTAGAEANEIVTRLSNDSGRGPWWRRRLWFDEDAAATLLDLLDSRAFAEFFG; this comes from the coding sequence ATGCCTCGCGCAATCGCCATCAACGTCGCGGCCAACACGAACATCCCGGGCGTTCGCGGCCCGGTGTACCCCGACGGAACGTTCGCCTACGTCCCGATACCGGAACGGAAACCGACGCGACCCGCCGCCTCGGTGCCGACGTACGCGGACCTCGACCCGCCGGTCGAACTCCCCCCGGAGGCGATGGACCGGCCGGTCCACCTCGACCCGGAGTTCGAGACGTACCCCTACTGCGAGTCGTACACGTACGGCGACGAACACGCGGTGAAGGCGGGTCCGCTCTCGACGCTCGACCCCGGCGACTGGCTCCTCTTTTACGCCACCCTCGACTTCCGCGGTCAGTACGAGGAGGCGGCCCCGTACCTCCCGCCCGACTGGGGCGTCTACCTCATCGGCGCGTTCGAGGTGGATATCGCGGTGACGGGCGAGGAGTACGGGTCGCTTCCGACGATCGACCGGGAACGCTTCGCCAACAACGCCCACGTCAAGCGGAACCCCTTCGACGCGAAAGTCCTCGTCGCCGGGACGCCGAACTCCCGCCTGTTCGACCGGGTGGTCCCTCTCAGCACCCCGACGGCGGGCGCGGAGGCGAACGAGATCGTCACCCGCCTGTCGAACGACTCCGGGCGCGGGCCGTGGTGGCGTCGCCGCCTCTGGTTCGACGAGGACGCCGCCGCGACGCTTCTGGACCTTCTCGACTCCCGGGCGTTCGCGGAGTTCTTCGGGTGA
- a CDS encoding DUF7577 domain-containing protein produces the protein MDAWGWIVVYAIGLTVLQLVVYRYLLDGDEGVQGGFGGDGDDAESHARTAPRGRDAVGVSRLQATEAWDRESGPSDARVCPRCGVENEPDRTFDRCWNCAGRLA, from the coding sequence ATGGACGCGTGGGGATGGATCGTGGTCTACGCCATCGGCCTGACGGTGCTCCAGTTGGTGGTGTACCGGTACCTCCTCGACGGCGACGAGGGCGTCCAGGGCGGGTTCGGGGGCGACGGGGACGACGCGGAGTCGCACGCACGCACCGCGCCGCGGGGGCGCGACGCGGTCGGCGTCTCGCGCCTGCAGGCGACGGAGGCGTGGGACCGCGAGTCGGGTCCGTCGGACGCGCGCGTCTGCCCTCGGTGCGGGGTGGAGAACGAACCCGACCGGACCTTCGACCGGTGCTGGAACTGCGCGGGCCGACTCGCATGA